From the genome of Streptomyces sp. NBC_00659, one region includes:
- a CDS encoding VOC family protein → MTPRFDVIGLAVSDMAASLAFYSRLGLVFPAGAENEPHVEAELPGGLRLALDTEDTIRSFHAGWRPPSGGGRVSLAFRCEDPAEVDSVYEGMVGAGHHGELKPWDAFWGMRYAVVHDPDGNGVDLFAPLPGGTAPAQ, encoded by the coding sequence ATGACTCCACGATTCGATGTGATCGGGCTGGCCGTCTCCGACATGGCCGCCTCCCTCGCCTTCTACAGCCGTCTCGGGCTCGTGTTCCCCGCGGGCGCGGAGAACGAGCCGCACGTCGAGGCCGAACTGCCCGGCGGGCTGCGCCTCGCGCTGGACACGGAGGACACCATCAGGTCGTTCCACGCCGGGTGGCGGCCTCCGAGCGGCGGTGGCAGGGTGTCGCTCGCCTTCCGCTGCGAGGACCCCGCCGAGGTCGACTCCGTGTACGAGGGCATGGTCGGCGCGGGCCACCACGGCGAACTCAAGCCGTGGGACGCCTTCTGGGGCATGCGGTACGCCGTCGTGCACGACCCGGACGGCAACGGCGTCGACCTGTTCGCCCCGCTGCCGGGAGGGACGGCGCCCGCGCAGTAG
- a CDS encoding NmrA family NAD(P)-binding protein — protein sequence MTENTRDMTVLVTGATGRTGSRVARAARAAGLTVRAASRATGFDWEDASTWAGALSGADAAYLAHPTDVGSPAATKAVGALAREAVGLGVRRLVLLSSRGEDRARPTEEALVTSGADWTIVRASWFSQNFSEGPLVEGLRHGELVFPAGEVREPFIDVRDIADVVVAALTGGEKYTGQELEITGPRLLTFREAVAEISRATGEELTYTPVTARQYGDTLAGFGVPAEEAGFLVELFESLLDGRNSHLSDGVGEILGRAPRDFTDFAREAAAAGVWKA from the coding sequence ATGACAGAGAACACGCGGGACATGACAGTGCTGGTGACAGGCGCCACGGGGCGGACCGGGAGCCGGGTCGCGCGGGCCGCGCGGGCGGCGGGACTGACGGTCCGGGCCGCCTCGCGCGCCACGGGCTTCGACTGGGAGGACGCCTCGACGTGGGCCGGGGCGCTGAGCGGCGCCGACGCGGCCTACCTGGCGCATCCCACGGACGTCGGCTCGCCGGCGGCCACGAAGGCGGTCGGGGCCCTGGCCCGGGAGGCGGTGGGGCTCGGCGTGCGGCGGCTGGTGCTTCTGTCGTCGCGGGGCGAGGACCGGGCCCGGCCCACCGAGGAGGCGCTGGTGACGTCCGGCGCGGACTGGACGATCGTACGGGCGTCGTGGTTCTCGCAGAACTTCAGCGAGGGCCCGCTGGTCGAGGGGCTGCGCCATGGGGAGCTGGTCTTCCCGGCCGGCGAGGTGCGGGAGCCGTTCATCGACGTCCGGGACATCGCCGACGTCGTGGTGGCCGCGCTGACCGGGGGCGAGAAGTACACCGGCCAGGAGCTCGAGATCACGGGGCCCCGGCTGCTGACCTTCCGGGAGGCGGTCGCGGAGATCTCGCGGGCCACGGGCGAGGAGCTGACCTACACACCCGTGACGGCGCGGCAGTACGGCGACACGCTGGCCGGTTTCGGAGTGCCGGCCGAGGAGGCCGGGTTCCTCGTCGAGCTCTTCGAGAGCCTCCTCGACGGCCGCAACTCCCACCTCTCGGACGGCGTCGGGGAGATCCTCGGCCGTGCGCCGCGGGACTTCACCGACTTCGCGCGGGAGGCCGCGGCGGCCGGGGTGTGGAAAGCCTGA
- a CDS encoding YihY/virulence factor BrkB family protein, with translation MHQAKETSERPRPGRFHRARVLYRNVSKRRTAWLLIKDTVNSCMEYRILGLAAEAAFFTLLSVPPLLLSMIGLLGYVDAWTGADTIASLESNILDASRTVLTQKGVHQIAEPILHDVMKGGRPDIISLGFLFALWSGSRAVNVFVDTITVMYGLDGTRGIVKTRVMSFLLFIVALLIGSVLLPLMVAGPDAVVSIVPWSTTVVQILYWPVVIVLSVAFLTTLYHVSVPVRSPWVEDVPGALVALAMWVLGSFLLRIYLTNTIEGPTIYGSLAAPVAVLLWIGVAAFAVLVGAAVNAAIDRVWPAAATAAARAANERMREVQAAEYVARAAAHRSYDADPDDPDMPSEFPERWSRFLPPEDVTSRLRTHAKNTHHTHRAPKNGTEHPPGE, from the coding sequence GTGCACCAGGCAAAAGAAACCTCCGAACGGCCTCGCCCCGGCCGCTTTCACCGCGCTCGCGTGCTCTACCGGAACGTCTCCAAGCGCAGGACCGCCTGGCTGCTGATCAAGGACACCGTCAACTCGTGCATGGAGTACCGGATCCTGGGGCTGGCGGCCGAGGCCGCCTTCTTCACGCTCCTGTCCGTGCCGCCGCTGTTGCTGAGCATGATCGGGCTGCTCGGATACGTGGACGCCTGGACGGGCGCCGACACCATCGCCAGCCTGGAGTCCAACATCCTGGACGCGTCCCGCACGGTGCTGACGCAGAAGGGCGTGCACCAGATCGCGGAGCCGATCCTGCACGACGTCATGAAGGGCGGCCGGCCCGACATCATCTCCCTCGGCTTCCTGTTCGCCCTGTGGTCGGGCTCGCGCGCGGTCAACGTCTTCGTCGACACCATCACCGTGATGTACGGGCTCGACGGCACCCGGGGCATCGTGAAGACCCGGGTGATGTCCTTCCTGCTGTTCATCGTGGCCCTGCTGATCGGCTCCGTCCTGCTCCCGCTGATGGTGGCGGGCCCGGACGCCGTGGTGAGCATCGTGCCGTGGTCGACGACCGTCGTGCAGATCCTCTACTGGCCGGTCGTCATCGTCCTGTCGGTCGCCTTCCTGACGACGCTGTACCACGTGTCAGTCCCCGTCCGTTCACCCTGGGTGGAGGACGTGCCGGGTGCACTGGTCGCCCTCGCCATGTGGGTCCTCGGCAGCTTCCTGCTGCGCATCTACCTGACCAACACCATCGAGGGCCCCACCATCTACGGCTCGCTCGCCGCCCCGGTGGCCGTCCTGCTGTGGATCGGCGTCGCCGCCTTCGCCGTCCTGGTCGGCGCGGCCGTCAACGCCGCCATCGACCGGGTCTGGCCGGCCGCCGCCACCGCCGCGGCCCGCGCCGCCAACGAACGGATGCGCGAGGTCCAGGCCGCCGAGTACGTGGCCCGCGCCGCCGCACACCGCTCCTACGACGCCGACCCCGACGACCCCGACATGCCCTCCGAGTTCCCGGAACGCTGGTCGCGCTTCCTGCCCCCGGAGGACGTGACGTCCCGCCTGCGCACCCACGCCAAGAACACCCACCACACCCACCGCGCCCCGAAGAACGGCACGGAGCACCCTCCGGGGGAGTGA
- a CDS encoding oxidoreductase, producing MSKVWLITGASSGFGRAFTEAAVGRGDVVVATARRPEVLAGLVAAHPDQVEALALDVTDPAGIDSVVADVVERHGRIDVLVNNAGRTHVGAAEETTDAELRSLFELHFFGPAALVRAVLPHMRERRSGAIVQMSSMGGQMTYPGFAAYCATKFGLEGFSDALAAEVAPLGIKVLIVEPGAFRTNLMGAAGASEEIADYAETVGPTRQAVAAGDGDQPGDPARGVAAVLAALADDRTPLRLPLGEDGVDAVLGHLDAQRAEITAWEKLARDTAFEA from the coding sequence ATGAGCAAGGTGTGGCTGATCACGGGTGCGAGCAGCGGTTTCGGCCGGGCGTTCACCGAGGCGGCTGTCGGCCGGGGCGATGTCGTGGTGGCCACGGCCCGCAGGCCCGAGGTGCTGGCCGGTCTGGTGGCGGCTCACCCCGATCAGGTCGAGGCGCTCGCTCTCGACGTGACGGACCCGGCGGGCATCGACTCCGTCGTGGCCGATGTCGTCGAACGGCACGGGCGGATCGACGTGCTGGTCAACAACGCGGGCCGCACTCATGTGGGCGCCGCGGAGGAGACCACGGACGCGGAGCTGCGGTCCCTCTTCGAACTGCACTTCTTCGGGCCCGCCGCGCTGGTACGGGCCGTGCTGCCGCACATGCGGGAACGGCGCTCGGGGGCGATCGTCCAGATGAGCAGCATGGGCGGGCAGATGACGTACCCCGGGTTCGCGGCGTACTGCGCCACGAAGTTCGGTCTGGAAGGCTTCTCCGACGCGCTGGCGGCCGAGGTGGCGCCGCTCGGCATCAAGGTACTGATCGTGGAGCCCGGCGCGTTCCGTACGAACCTGATGGGCGCGGCCGGCGCCAGCGAGGAGATCGCCGACTACGCGGAAACGGTGGGCCCGACCCGGCAGGCCGTGGCCGCCGGTGACGGGGACCAGCCCGGCGACCCGGCGAGGGGTGTGGCCGCGGTCCTGGCCGCCCTCGCCGACGACCGCACTCCGCTGCGGCTGCCGCTCGGCGAAGACGGGGTGGACGCCGTCCTCGGGCACCTGGACGCGCAGCGCGCGGAAATCACCGCCTGGGAGAAGCTCGCGCGGGACACGGCCTTCGAAGCGTGA
- a CDS encoding ThuA domain-containing protein: MVFRVLVYTRTTGYRHDSIPAAVGAVRALGHAHGFEADATEDPEVFEAPLDPYAAVVFLSTSGEVLTPRGRDRLAAHVEGGGGFVGVHAAACTEYDWPHYGELLGARFERHPDLQPGRVVVEDHGHPATRLLPPVWDVTDEWYDFRTNPREANGVRVLASADEASYEGGGMGGDHPLVWCREQGAGRVFYTALGHAVEAYEDPDFLGHLLGGILWAAREPSAAASDQGA; encoded by the coding sequence ATGGTCTTCCGCGTTCTCGTCTACACCCGTACGACCGGCTACCGGCACGACTCGATCCCGGCCGCGGTGGGCGCCGTGCGCGCCCTCGGCCACGCGCACGGCTTCGAGGCCGACGCCACCGAGGACCCCGAGGTCTTCGAGGCCCCCCTCGACCCGTACGCGGCCGTCGTCTTCCTGTCGACGAGCGGCGAGGTGCTGACGCCGCGGGGCCGTGACCGGCTGGCGGCCCACGTCGAGGGCGGTGGCGGCTTCGTCGGGGTGCACGCCGCCGCCTGCACCGAGTACGACTGGCCCCACTACGGAGAACTGCTCGGCGCCCGCTTCGAGAGGCACCCGGACCTCCAGCCGGGCAGGGTCGTCGTCGAGGACCACGGACATCCCGCGACCCGGCTCCTGCCGCCGGTCTGGGATGTCACGGACGAATGGTACGACTTCAGGACCAACCCGCGCGAAGCGAACGGTGTGCGGGTGCTCGCCTCCGCCGACGAAGCGTCCTACGAGGGCGGGGGAATGGGCGGCGACCACCCGCTGGTGTGGTGCCGGGAACAGGGCGCGGGCCGGGTGTTCTACACCGCGCTCGGCCACGCCGTGGAGGCGTACGAGGATCCTGACTTCCTCGGACACCTGCTCGGCGGCATCCTCTGGGCGGCACGGGAGCCTTCGGCGGCCGCTTCGGACCAGGGGGCCTGA
- a CDS encoding helix-turn-helix transcriptional regulator encodes MAAFVRGIEGEGPARDGPAAGRDASVTARDAVLPDGCMDLLWTRGRLLVAGPDTRPHIPDGVPGGWAGVRFYPGTAPAYLGVPADELRDRRVELTELWPAAEVRRLTARIDAAADPVAALEELALRRAAEAGPPDPLLGEVVAALDAGRPVAETADRLGLGARRLHRRSLAAFGYGPKTLARVLRLQRALALARDGVPFAETALRAGFADQAHLARDVRELAGAPLGELVGHR; translated from the coding sequence ATGGCCGCGTTCGTCCGCGGGATCGAGGGCGAGGGCCCGGCCCGGGACGGTCCTGCGGCCGGCCGGGACGCTTCCGTCACCGCCCGGGACGCCGTGCTCCCCGACGGCTGCATGGACCTGCTGTGGACCCGGGGGCGGTTGCTCGTCGCCGGTCCCGACACACGGCCCCACATCCCGGACGGCGTGCCCGGCGGCTGGGCGGGCGTCCGTTTCTACCCCGGCACGGCACCCGCCTACCTGGGCGTGCCCGCGGACGAACTCCGGGACCGGCGCGTGGAGCTGACCGAGTTGTGGCCCGCCGCCGAGGTGCGCCGCCTCACCGCGCGGATCGACGCGGCCGCCGACCCCGTGGCCGCGCTCGAAGAGCTCGCGCTGCGCCGGGCGGCCGAGGCCGGTCCCCCTGATCCGCTGCTCGGCGAAGTGGTGGCAGCCCTGGACGCGGGACGCCCGGTAGCCGAGACGGCCGACCGACTGGGCCTGGGGGCGCGGCGGTTGCACCGCCGCTCGCTCGCCGCCTTCGGGTACGGACCCAAGACCCTGGCCCGGGTCCTGCGACTTCAGCGGGCCCTCGCCCTCGCCCGTGACGGTGTGCCCTTCGCGGAGACCGCGCTGCGCGCCGGGTTCGCCGACCAGGCTCATCTGGCGCGAGACGTACGGGAGTTGGCGGGAGCGCCGCTCGGTGAGCTGGTCGGTCACCGGTGA
- a CDS encoding LysR family transcriptional regulator translates to MAMDVHGRDLRYFVAVAEELHFTRAAERLFVSQPALSKQIRALERQLGAELFERDHQSVRLTAVGAALLPHARRVLAAWAGAADAVERAKAEQRATLVVGMSTSPGRGGLLPAIRSRFGEACPDARIELRQVSWADSSAGLADGSVDVAFVWLPVPDEERYAWVVVAEEPRHVALPDTHRLADRGEIDFADLLEEPFIAIPESAGVLRAYWLALDDRLGHPPRIGAEAANADETYEALVDGRGVCLLAAGNAPLLTRGGVVTRPVHGITPSRLALAWRADDRRPLVQAYAQASRLASGRRSSLPRSPGRPAQEPQV, encoded by the coding sequence ATGGCCATGGACGTTCACGGGCGGGACCTGCGCTATTTCGTCGCCGTCGCGGAGGAGCTGCACTTCACGCGCGCCGCCGAGCGCCTCTTCGTCTCCCAGCCGGCTCTCAGCAAGCAGATCCGCGCCCTGGAGAGGCAATTGGGCGCCGAGCTGTTCGAACGGGACCACCAGAGCGTGCGGTTGACCGCCGTGGGCGCCGCCCTGCTGCCTCATGCGCGCCGGGTCCTCGCCGCGTGGGCCGGCGCGGCCGACGCCGTGGAACGCGCCAAGGCCGAGCAACGGGCGACCCTGGTCGTCGGCATGAGCACCAGCCCGGGGCGGGGCGGTCTGCTGCCGGCCATCAGATCCCGGTTCGGCGAGGCGTGTCCGGACGCCAGGATCGAACTGCGGCAGGTGAGCTGGGCGGACTCCAGCGCCGGGCTCGCGGACGGTTCGGTGGACGTGGCGTTCGTGTGGCTGCCGGTGCCGGACGAGGAACGCTATGCGTGGGTGGTGGTGGCCGAGGAACCCCGCCATGTCGCGCTGCCGGACACGCATCGCCTCGCGGACCGCGGGGAGATCGACTTCGCGGACCTCCTCGAGGAACCGTTCATCGCCATCCCCGAGTCCGCCGGAGTGCTGCGCGCGTACTGGCTCGCGCTCGACGACCGCCTCGGGCACCCGCCGAGGATCGGCGCCGAGGCCGCGAACGCCGACGAGACGTACGAGGCCCTGGTGGACGGCCGGGGCGTCTGCCTGCTCGCCGCGGGGAACGCGCCGCTGCTCACCCGGGGCGGTGTCGTGACCCGCCCGGTGCACGGCATCACGCCGAGCAGACTGGCGCTCGCCTGGCGCGCGGACGACCGGCGCCCACTGGTCCAGGCGTACGCCCAAGCGAGCCGTCTCGCCTCGGGGCGCCGGTCCAGCCTGCCCAGGAGCCCCGGCCGGCCTGCCCAGGAGCCCCAGGTCTGA
- a CDS encoding RNA-guided endonuclease InsQ/TnpB family protein produces the protein MIRAYKFLLRPTVRQGQALGEMLRDHCSLYNGALQERRDAYRHVSKTIVKYGVQSAQLKEIRAFDPERQGRWSFSSQQATLRRLDKAMQAFFRRVKSGGTPGYPRFRGVNWFDTVEFPKDGDGCRWDSTPHDPVTRVRLQGVGHVKVNQHRPVAGRVKTVSVKREGRRWFVVLTAEQERPQPLLATGSVAGIDLGIANFLADSNGAFVPNPRHGRRATAKLQAAQQALSRFPRCKAKDRTANHQRAVEKVAHLNGKVRRRRLDHAHKTALDLVRAHDFIAHEDLKIRNMSRAPAPKPDPDQVGVFLPNGATAKAGLNRSITDAGWGVFLTILHAKAESAGREVIAVDPRNTSRTCPHCGHTAEENRPTQERFCCLLCGHTAHADTVGAVNVLRAGLVHRHADLV, from the coding sequence ATGATCCGTGCGTACAAATTCCTCTTGCGGCCCACCGTCCGCCAGGGTCAGGCGCTGGGCGAGATGCTGCGGGACCACTGCTCCCTCTACAACGGGGCCTTGCAGGAACGCCGCGACGCTTACCGGCACGTGTCGAAGACCATCGTCAAGTACGGGGTGCAGTCCGCGCAGCTCAAGGAGATCCGGGCGTTCGACCCGGAGCGTCAGGGCCGCTGGTCCTTCAGCTCGCAGCAGGCCACTCTGCGCCGCCTGGACAAGGCGATGCAGGCGTTCTTCCGCCGCGTCAAATCAGGCGGCACCCCGGGCTACCCTCGCTTTCGTGGGGTGAACTGGTTCGACACGGTGGAGTTCCCGAAGGACGGGGACGGCTGCCGCTGGGACTCCACGCCTCACGACCCGGTCACCCGCGTCCGCCTCCAGGGCGTCGGCCACGTCAAGGTCAACCAGCACCGACCGGTGGCCGGCAGGGTCAAGACGGTGTCGGTCAAGCGCGAGGGCCGTAGGTGGTTCGTCGTGCTTACCGCTGAACAGGAACGGCCGCAGCCGCTGCTCGCGACCGGCAGTGTGGCCGGGATCGACCTGGGCATCGCGAACTTCCTCGCCGACTCGAACGGCGCCTTCGTGCCCAACCCGCGCCACGGCCGCCGTGCAACTGCGAAACTCCAGGCGGCGCAGCAGGCCCTGTCCAGGTTCCCCCGCTGTAAGGCCAAGGACCGCACCGCCAATCACCAGCGGGCCGTGGAGAAGGTCGCCCACCTGAACGGCAAGGTCCGGCGTCGGCGGCTGGATCACGCGCACAAGACCGCGCTCGACCTGGTCCGCGCACACGATTTTATCGCGCACGAAGACCTCAAGATCCGCAACATGAGCAGGGCCCCCGCACCGAAACCCGACCCCGATCAGGTAGGCGTGTTCCTGCCGAACGGGGCCACCGCGAAGGCCGGGCTCAACCGCAGCATCACTGACGCCGGATGGGGGGTGTTCCTGACGATCCTGCACGCCAAGGCTGAAAGCGCCGGACGGGAAGTGATCGCCGTGGACCCCCGCAACACCTCCCGCACCTGCCCCCACTGCGGGCACACCGCCGAGGAGAACCGGCCCACCCAGGAAAGATTCTGCTGCCTCTTGTGCGGCCACACCGCGCACGCCGACACAGTCGGGGCAGTCAACGTTCTACGGGCCGGGCTGGTCCATCGCCACGCCGACCTGGTGTAA
- a CDS encoding AraC family transcriptional regulator: protein MRGDPLASLLEGPRARGAFMIRACFDPPWCVRVEDRAPLTIMLAVRGDARVVPDRGEGLRLRAGDLAIARGPDPYVCADDPGTPPQAVILPGGECVYPDGRSLKGHWDLGVRSWGDRLDGSTVLLIGTYMMRGEVNRRLLDALPPLLALPSDVWECPLTPILAAEMTRDEPGQEVVLDRLLDLLMITALRAWFSRPEAAAPAWYQALADPVVGRALRLLQDDPARPWTVGGLAAETGVSRAALARRFGELVGEPPMTYLTGWRLAAAADRLRESDDTLETIARHVGYGSAFALSSAFKRVYGVSPQEHRARPA from the coding sequence ATGCGGGGGGACCCCCTCGCGAGCCTGCTGGAGGGTCCGCGCGCGCGGGGCGCCTTCATGATCCGCGCGTGCTTCGACCCGCCGTGGTGCGTACGCGTCGAGGACCGCGCCCCCCTGACGATCATGCTGGCGGTCCGCGGTGACGCCCGGGTCGTACCGGACCGGGGCGAGGGGCTGCGGCTGCGGGCCGGTGACCTCGCCATCGCGCGCGGCCCCGACCCGTACGTCTGCGCCGACGACCCGGGCACCCCGCCCCAGGCCGTGATCCTGCCGGGCGGCGAGTGCGTCTACCCGGACGGACGCTCGCTGAAAGGCCACTGGGACCTCGGCGTCCGCAGCTGGGGCGACCGGCTCGACGGCTCCACGGTGCTGCTGATCGGGACGTACATGATGCGGGGCGAGGTCAACAGGCGGCTGCTCGACGCCCTGCCGCCGCTGCTCGCGCTCCCCTCCGACGTGTGGGAATGCCCGCTGACCCCGATCCTCGCCGCGGAGATGACGCGCGACGAGCCCGGCCAGGAGGTCGTCCTCGACCGGCTCCTCGACCTGCTGATGATCACCGCCCTGCGGGCCTGGTTCTCCCGCCCCGAGGCCGCCGCGCCCGCCTGGTACCAGGCCCTCGCGGACCCGGTCGTGGGCCGCGCGCTCCGGCTCCTCCAGGACGACCCCGCCCGCCCCTGGACGGTCGGCGGGCTCGCCGCCGAGACCGGCGTCTCCCGTGCCGCGCTGGCCAGACGCTTCGGCGAACTCGTCGGGGAACCCCCGATGACGTACCTGACCGGCTGGCGTCTCGCCGCCGCAGCCGACCGGCTCCGCGAGAGCGACGACACCCTGGAGACGATCGCCCGCCACGTCGGCTACGGCAGCGCCTTCGCGCTCTCCAGCGCCTTCAAGCGGGTCTACGGCGTCAGCCCGCAGGAGCACCGGGCCCGCCCGGCGTAG
- a CDS encoding acyl-CoA dehydrogenase family protein: protein MAASTHTVTNQAPPLVGYDVFTADRALGEAVDRHLDPELLPEAREELSALGRTTGSAQVQEWGALANENPPKLRTHDRYGNRIDEVDFHPSWHRLLGKGVSAGLTSAWTRPGGHVRRAAGFVVWTQAEAGNGCPLSMTHAAVPALRTDPALAAEWEPRLTATVYDQELRPAARKAGVLFGMGMTEKQGGSDVRANTTEARPLAEDGTYALTGHKWFCSAPMSDGFLVLAQAPGGLTCFLVPRVLEDGTRNVFRIQRLKDKLGNRSNASSEVEFDGTWARRVGEEGRGVRTIIGMVAATRLDCVLGSASLMRQAVAQAIHHCTYREAFGGRLLDKPLMRNVLADLALESEAATTLAMRLAAAYDDGSEQERAFLRLAVPAAKYWVTKRCTPVAVEALECLGGNGYVEESGMPRLLRESPLNSIWEGAGNVQALDVLRALQREPGALDAYLREVGRARGADHRLDGAIKNLLTELADLDGIEARARRLVERIALVLQGSLLVRYAPPEVADAFCASRLGGDWGTGFGTLPHSLDLATVVERARPVA, encoded by the coding sequence ATGGCAGCCAGCACCCACACCGTGACCAACCAGGCTCCCCCCCTGGTGGGATATGACGTTTTCACCGCCGACCGAGCCCTCGGCGAGGCGGTCGACCGGCATCTCGATCCAGAGCTTCTGCCGGAGGCGCGCGAGGAACTGTCGGCACTCGGCCGGACGACCGGTTCCGCCCAGGTCCAGGAGTGGGGTGCGCTGGCCAACGAGAATCCGCCGAAGCTGCGCACCCACGACCGCTACGGCAACCGGATCGACGAGGTCGACTTCCACCCGTCCTGGCACCGCCTCCTCGGCAAGGGCGTGTCGGCGGGGCTGACGTCGGCCTGGACCCGCCCCGGCGGACACGTCAGGCGCGCGGCGGGCTTCGTGGTCTGGACGCAGGCCGAGGCGGGCAACGGCTGTCCGCTGTCGATGACCCACGCGGCGGTGCCCGCGCTGCGCACCGACCCGGCGCTCGCCGCCGAGTGGGAGCCGCGGCTGACGGCCACCGTCTACGACCAGGAGCTGCGGCCCGCCGCTCGGAAGGCCGGCGTGCTCTTCGGTATGGGCATGACCGAGAAGCAGGGCGGCAGCGACGTACGCGCCAACACGACCGAGGCCCGGCCGCTCGCCGAGGACGGGACGTACGCGCTGACCGGGCACAAGTGGTTCTGTTCGGCGCCGATGTCGGACGGCTTCCTGGTGCTGGCGCAGGCTCCGGGCGGGCTGACCTGCTTCCTGGTGCCGCGCGTCCTGGAGGACGGCACCCGGAACGTCTTCCGTATCCAGCGGCTCAAGGACAAGCTCGGCAACCGGTCCAACGCGTCGAGCGAGGTCGAGTTCGACGGGACGTGGGCGCGCCGGGTGGGCGAGGAGGGGCGCGGGGTGCGCACCATCATCGGGATGGTCGCGGCGACCCGGCTGGACTGTGTGCTCGGCTCGGCGTCGCTGATGCGGCAGGCGGTCGCGCAGGCGATCCATCACTGCACCTACCGCGAGGCGTTCGGCGGCCGGCTTCTCGACAAGCCGCTGATGCGCAACGTCCTCGCCGATCTGGCGCTGGAGTCGGAGGCGGCGACGACCCTGGCGATGCGGCTCGCGGCGGCGTACGACGACGGGAGCGAGCAGGAGCGGGCGTTCCTGCGGCTCGCGGTGCCGGCCGCCAAGTACTGGGTGACCAAGCGGTGTACGCCGGTCGCGGTGGAGGCGCTGGAGTGTCTGGGCGGCAACGGCTACGTCGAGGAGTCCGGAATGCCGCGGCTGTTGCGGGAGTCGCCGCTCAACTCCATCTGGGAGGGCGCGGGCAATGTGCAGGCGCTGGACGTCCTGCGCGCTCTGCAGCGGGAGCCGGGGGCTCTGGACGCGTATCTGCGGGAGGTGGGCCGGGCCCGCGGCGCCGACCACCGGCTGGACGGGGCCATCAAGAACCTGCTGACGGAACTCGCCGACCTGGACGGCATCGAGGCCCGTGCCCGCCGGCTGGTCGAGCGGATCGCGCTGGTGCTCCAGGGGTCGCTGCTCGTCCGGTACGCGCCCCCGGAGGTCGCCGACGCGTTCTGCGCCTCGCGTCTGGGCGGTGACTGGGGCACGGGGTTCGGCACGCTGCCGCACAGTCTGGATCTGGCCACGGTGGTGGAGCGGGCCCGGCCGGTGGCCTGA
- the mmuM gene encoding homocysteine S-methyltransferase, with protein MNSDSTPAFADALSSGTVVLDGGMSNQLEAAGHDLSDALWSARLLADRPEAIVEAHLAYYEAGADVAITSSYQATFEGFARRGVPRERGAELLGLSVESAREAARRAHAKGVTRPLWVAASVGPYGAMLADGSEYRGRYGLSVAELERFHLPRLEVLAAAAPDVLALETVPDTDEARALLRAVRGLGVPAWLSYSVAGDRTRAGQPLEEAFALAAEADEVIAVGVNCCAPADVDAAVATAARVTGKPVVVYPNSGETWDAAARAWTGSSTFTAAQVGGWERAGARLIGGCCRVGPEAITGITSALRAA; from the coding sequence ATGAACAGCGACTCCACCCCCGCCTTCGCCGACGCGCTCTCCTCGGGCACGGTCGTGCTCGACGGTGGCATGTCCAACCAGCTCGAAGCGGCCGGACACGATCTCAGCGACGCGCTGTGGTCGGCGCGGCTGCTCGCGGACCGGCCCGAGGCGATCGTCGAGGCGCATCTCGCCTACTACGAGGCGGGCGCGGACGTGGCGATCACCTCCAGTTACCAGGCGACGTTCGAGGGTTTCGCCCGACGTGGTGTCCCGCGCGAGCGGGGTGCCGAACTGCTCGGCCTGAGTGTCGAGTCGGCGCGCGAGGCCGCTCGGCGCGCGCACGCGAAGGGCGTCACGCGGCCCCTGTGGGTCGCCGCGTCGGTCGGTCCGTACGGGGCGATGCTCGCGGACGGTTCGGAGTACCGGGGGCGGTACGGGCTGAGCGTCGCGGAACTGGAGCGGTTCCACCTGCCGCGCCTGGAGGTGCTGGCCGCCGCCGCGCCCGACGTGCTGGCGCTGGAGACGGTCCCGGACACGGACGAGGCGCGGGCGCTGCTCCGGGCGGTGCGCGGGCTCGGCGTACCGGCGTGGCTGTCGTACAGCGTGGCCGGTGACCGTACACGGGCCGGGCAGCCGCTGGAGGAGGCCTTCGCCCTGGCCGCCGAGGCGGACGAGGTCATCGCGGTCGGGGTCAACTGCTGTGCTCCCGCCGACGTCGACGCGGCTGTCGCCACGGCCGCACGCGTGACCGGAAAGCCGGTCGTGGTCTACCCGAACAGCGGCGAGACCTGGGACGCGGCGGCCCGCGCCTGGACCGGGAGCTCCACGTTCACGGCCGCCCAGGTCGGCGGGTGGGAGCGGGCCGGGGCCCGGCTGATCGGCGGCTGCTGCCGGGTGGGCCCGGAGGCGATCACGGGGATCACGTCGGCGCTGCGAGCCGCCTGA